AGTACAGGTATTGTCAGTCCCCGGACCATGGTGACTTCTACGCTAGAATGGGAAGGCACGCTGGGCTTGGTTACAGACAGCCCTGGCTTCAGGTCCCAGTTCTGTCATGTACTGTTTGATTTGGGGCAACACTTTCGCCTTCTCCGGGCTTCACCTATGAAGTTGGAATGCAGGGCTGTTGTAAACACTGGGCTGTGGTCTGGCACCCATAGGTGggactggggagggtggggagggtgtggaTGGCAGGGAGAAGCAcggaggcagggcagagggcatGAGGAGGAGTGAGAAGGAAGGGCTGCCCCTTCCTCTGGAAAGCAAATCTTTGGGGAAGAgaggccagggcagctggggcggTTTTGGGGCACGAGAGTGCGTGTGCGAAAATCCACAGGCTCCCTGAGTCTCTTGGACCTCAGGGTTTCTCAGGGTTAGAAATATCACTGCGCTCTtttcctccccagctgcctgAGGGCTGACCTCCACCGGGGACCACACGGTCACCGTCTGGATCAGGGAGTTCTAGAAACCTGGTCTTCAATGTCCTTCCCCCTGGGAAGGCAGCAGTACCTGAGACAGAAATTTGGGACACACTAGCCAAAATGTACAAGACTGTACCAGATGTCATCTTTATATTTAGAGTCAGAACCCGTTTTGgtggtggtaaaaaaaaaaatggccttgaCATAATTTGTGATTTCTTCGTTTATGTAAAGAACAACGAACCCAAACACAAGCTTGCAACCATGGCCTGGATGAGCAGAAAAAGACCTCGAGAAAATGGGGAATGGAATGCACGAACAGAGCGAGGACGGTCAGGGCTACGGGAAAGGCCGGTGTTGGTGCAAAACAAGTGAAGATTCTGCAATGACTTTGTCTGTGCTCATTGTGTGGATTTTTTCTGAGATGATTAGTAAACTATGAAAACCTTTCAAAAACTTTCACTGCCACTGAAAATAGCAGAAGATAGCCTACCATACACTCCTTTCGTGCCGGCCTCCCAGCAGCGCTCACCCCTCTCTGCGGCCAGCTAGACAGCTGTTGGGACCCAGCTCTGACGGGGAGAAAGTGGATCCCTAAGTCCTGGCTCACTGATGCCCCTGTGTTCTCTCCCTCTGACAACCCCTCTCCTTCCTCGACACCGTGGGTATTACTACTCcctgtttcccttctctttccttagaTGTTGCTTTTTTAGTTTACTTATCCAGTCAACCTATATTTGTTGAACACCCACTACATGCAGGCACTGCAGGAGAGTGCTAGTCTAGGACAGAGCTCAGGAAAGCCTGCTTCAGAAGAGGTAACTTGGGTGCAGAGACCTTAATGAAGTGAAGGGTTCTGTTGTAGACAGAACAGCCAGCGCAAAGGTCCAGGGACAGGAACACCGTCATCCATAATCTGTGCCCTTCATGCTAGGGTTCCCTGAGGCCCTTcactctctgctccctcccctaAGTGATGCCATCTGCCCTAGAACCTCAGTTACTGCCTCCTGGGTGTCATCCTCTTGCTACACACACTATCGGCAGCCCACACGGCCAGTGCCGACCGCGTgccaggcccctcccacccaccctgtgAGGTAGATACTAACATGACCCCTTTCTTATTGATGAGAAAACAGGCACAAAGGGTCTAAGAAACCCACCCAAAGTCATACCGCTAGAAAACGGAGGAATTGGGGTTTGAGTCCAGTCTACACTCCTGACCACCTCCACCTGCTAAGCACCCTAAACTCACTGTATCCAGCCTAAAGTGCCTTTTCTTCCTTAGCCCAGTCCTCTCCTCTTCCATGTACCCTGCCACTAGCTTGTCACCTCCTCCCTTGTTCCCCACCCTGACTGTGGGAACTGCAGTGGTGCTGAGTTGGGGGGAGAAGTcgggtggggcctggggacctGCGTCCCTCTGGTTTCCTAACCCgatccctgccccctgccccctgcccccattccACAGGGCCTGGGTGATGCCAGTGAGGATCAAAGCTAGAgccagggaggaggagcagcccCGTCCTCTCCCCCAGAACTGGCCACATCTGGCCCATCTGGGGAAACCTGGGACTAAGGACAGACAGGGTTGGGGAAGGTGGAGCTCCTCCATGTCCCACCTGCCAGGATGCCTGCAATGGGAGGCTGAGAAGGGCCTGCCCTGGCGCTGAGCTGCCAGGTTTTCTGCTTCCAAGTTCTTCCTGGCTTCCCCTCTCCAGCTGCTTCGGGGAAGTGACCCCCATATCCACGCACGCTGCTGGCTTTCCAGATCcttgaataaataattcaggTTTTGAAATCCGGCCAGGCTCCACCTCCCCGCTCTGTGAGGGTGTCATGAGCTGCCATGAGTGAGGTCACCCAGCTGCTTATCCCAGCCTCCGAATCACAAAGGCCTGCCCTGGCAGGAACTACCTGCCTGGTCACCGTCAGTCCAGACTCTCTACCCTGTCCCCTCACCCTGGGGCCCTCTCCCCACAGTCGCCTGGTATCTCCATTCCAGGACCCCACAATCCTCGTCACTTAGGTGGCTTTGTCACCTCAGTACCTCAGCACTTGTGGCGGGGTTATGGTGACCTGACATCCCATCAACTGCACAATCCATCTTCCGTTGCCACTACCTCTGCCAGCCTGGGATCTCTGAACCCCATCATGCCACAGAGTCACTCTCACACTGGTATGGTTGCCCTGGGGGCTCCCCTCTCTACGTCAGCGTCCCTCAGCCGCCATCCCCCAAGATCCTGTCACAATGCTCATACCGTCACTGCCACCCACCTCCCTTGTGTTCCTGTCACCATTACCTCAGAGCTCTGTCATCTTCACTGGGGACACCCATTCAGCTCCCATTCAACCCCGTCATCGGTCTCCATCACCTGAATTTCATCAGGCTGCCTTTACCACTTGAGGATCCCACCACCCCACAGCTTATCCGGGTCCCCTTCTCGCTGCACCCCCCGCCACATACCCCACAGCCTCTCTGAGACTTTTCCAAGACTCGCTCACCTGTGCCCCCCAAACCCCCGGCCCGCAGAGGGCGCCGCGTCAAGGACGGCGCAGGCCGAGTCGGAAGGGGCAGGGCCGCGGCCACGGTCGCTTTTTATGAATGGGGGAGCAGGCGGTGCGAGGCCTTATTATTATGCCGCGCGACGCGCTCTGCGACCCAATATGACGCGCCCATTGGTTGGCCGAGGCGCTGACGTCACCAAACCGGTGGTCGGGGGCGGGGCGAGGCCGGGTGACTCACGCCGCTTCTCTCGTGGCCGCGGGGGCTTGTCGGGGTCTGCTCACACCCTGCGCTGCCCAGACCTGAGTGGAACCTTCTCGCGCGGCCTGTCCGCGCCCAGTCCCGAGAGGTGAGTAGCGGTCCCCGCCGCCGTCACCAGGTGTCCGGGAGGGCAAGCAGGTTGCTGGGGAGCTGGGCCGGCGGTCGGGCTTCCAGCGACCGGCCAGGGTCGGAGGTCAAAACCTGGAACCCAGATTCTGGGCTAGCAGGTGGGACCCAGTGTCCCGGTACTGAGCTCCATCAGCGGGGTGACCCGGCGCAGGGTGAGCACTCCTACAGGAACCCGAGGCCCTGGAGGGGCTGATGGTTATCTGAGGTTGGGCTGGCAGGAGGTGGCTGGGACGGGGACCTAGGCGTCCGAGAAGGAGGAGGTGTTTTACTTAAGGGATCCAGACATCCAGGCAGGAGGGGACTGACTCAGGTATCCAGGCTTCCAGCAGGGGATATGTGTTCCAAAGACCCAGAGGTGTCTCCAGAAAGAGGGGTCTGGCTGGGCAGAAGTCTGGGCCGGtatgtgttggggggagggggcgctgAATTTCTAGGTGTTGTTATCCCAGGAGTGCAGGGTGGGGGCGGCAGGAGCTTCACGCGCACTCCCTGGGGGCGGGCGGGGTCTGGGGCTGGCATTTCTGAGAATCCTGAAGGGTCTGGTGAGCCTCAGAAACTGAGCATCATCCTTCCTGGTATGCAGGGAGCAGAGCTGCCCTCAGCCTTATAATGTGTTTCCCTTCCCCAGTCCTGGCCTTTCCCAGCATCTTCTGGATCTTACTAGCCCCATCCCTTTTGGTAGTCCTTCATCTGGTTCTCTGATTACACACGTGGGAGGAAGAGGCCTGCAGAACCCAGGGAGTTGGAAGGGAGAGTAGAGACCTAGGACCAGGATCTGCTGGGAGCATGGGAGAAGACAAAGGTATCTGGGAAGGAGCCCTGGGGTATAAGTGGGGGAGAGACTTTGGGACCCAGCTAGCTATACTGAGACTCCCACCAAGTATCCAGATATGCACTTCAGCTCTTGCAGACCCCTCTACTCAGCACCTAACCCTGCCAGCTTCTCACAGGGCCTTTCTCCTACAGGTACCATGCTGTGGGGTGCAGGCATCCCCCTGGCCTGGCTCTCCACTGGCCCAGACAACATGAACGTGAGCAGCATGGGCTCAGCCGAGGGGCCCACAGGCCCAGCTGCACTGCTGCCTTCACCCAGGGCTTGGGATGTGGTGCTGTGCATCTCAGGCACCCTGGTGTCCTGCGAGAACGCGCTGGTGGTTGCTATCATTGTGGGCACTCCTGCCTTCCGTGCCCCCATGTTCCTGCTTGTGGGCAGCCTGGCCGTTGCAGACCTGctggcaggcctgggcctggtCCTGCACTTTGCTGCTGTCTTCTGCATTGGCTCGGTAGAGATGAGCCTGGTGCTGGTTGGTGTCCTGGCAATGGCCTTTACCGCCAGCATTGGCAGCCTACTGGCCATCACTGTAGATCGCTACCTTTCTCTGTACAACGCCCTTACCTACTACTCAGAGACCACGGTGACACGGACCTATGTGATGCTCACCCTGGTGTGGGGGGGcgcgctgggcctggggctgctgcctgTGCTGGCTTGGAACTGCTTGGACACCCGGGTCACATGTGGCGTGGTGTATCCACTCTCCAAGAACCATCTGGTGGTCCTGGCCATTGCCTTCTTCATGGTGTTTGGCATCATGCTGCAACTCTATGCCCAGATCTGCCGCATCGTCTGCCGCCATGCCCAGCAGATTGCCCTCCAGCGGCACCTTCTGCCCGCCTCCCACTACGTGGCCACCCGAAAGGGCATTGCCACACTGGCTGTGGTGCTTGGCGCGTTTGCTGCCTGTTGGCTGCCCTTCACCGTCTACTGCCTGCTGGGCGATGCccactccccatccctctacACCTATCTTACCCTGCTCCCTGCCACCTACAACTCCATGATCAACCCCATCATCTACGCCTTCCGCAACCAGGACGTGCAGAAGGTGCTGTGGGCtgtctgctgctgctgttcctcTTCCAAGATCCCCTTCCGGTCGCGTTCTCCCAGTGATGTCTAGTCGCAACTGGTGAACCTTCAATCCTGATCACTACAGAATTCCAGAATGTTAGGTCCTCCAGGACTACATTCCAACCTCCCCAGCTCCACACCCCCGAGACCCAGCTGGTTCTGGAGTTCTAGGACATTGGGtgtttcacaggattttgttcagaaccctgcagggcccagcTGGCTCCATGGTTCTAGAATGTTCAGATGGTCAGAGTTCCACTCAGAAATctcccacagcccagctggcttgGAGTTCCAGAATGCTGCTGGGTGTTTTACAGTGCCATTCAAGTCCCTGGGCTTCTCCCTCCCCTGACCTTGACCATGTCACTTTTTAGTTTCTGAGCTAGAGTCAGAGATGTTAGCCACTCAGTTGCCTagataggagaaagaaaaaaagatttatctatctatctatatatatatatgtgcacatacagAGAAAgtatctatttattatttatttattcatgaatttatttatgggtataaggggaaaaaagagaccATCACCTTGAAATCCAGGCCATACCAGGGTACCCCCAGTCCCCACACCCCCATTTCTGACCTCAGTTCctagaagggggaaagggagaaagagaaaccacatattttgcttatttttgcttattttttattgagagaTCATAGAAACCAGAGCCTTCTCCCCAGACCTGCCCCTCTGGGGTTTGTGAGGGGAACACACCAGCctctggttttttatttttttaagaagccATCTCACCTGAGCAACCGAGAATTCCTCTGCGCTAGGGgcctgctgccctctggtggcgGTTTGGGGGAAACCAACCTGGCCAAGCAGCCAGGACCAAACGTGGCAACCCCAACGCCACTCCAGCCTGGCGTCCAGCGCCACAGCCATTACCTGGGAGCCAGGCCTCACCCTGAGGTGCCCCAGAGGAGGCAGGATGCGAGCCAACACCTGACCCCTCTGCCAATCTGGGTATAGCCCCCAGTGCATTCCCTATTCCTGTATCTAACCCAACCCTcaataaaatgattttgtaataaatgtttctttctgtgtgtgtggagggagtggagtggggcCTGACATGGGAAAGCATGGAATGGGAGGACCAACCCACACCGGTGCCTGTTGGGGGACATGGGAAGCTGGAGATCCAGAGTGGAGTGTGGCTGGCAGGTGACACAAGTGACACTCCGATCCCAGAATGGCAATCTGATGGGCCCCACTGCTCAGACACGGGCACTGCCAGAGAAAGACCCTCACCTGCCCCTGGGGGACAGGAACCAGGATGCTGGACCCTTCTTGAGTTGAGGATGCCCACATTCTGCCCACATTAGCTCTAGTTTGGAGCTTTGGCATGGAGTATATACTCAAAGCACGTCAGTTTCCTGAACAACAGCCCCTTCTCATCATGGGTATGTACCGTGTGCTAGGCCCTGTGCTAAATGACAGCGTGTGTTACCCCATCTATGCCTAGCAAGCCTCCCAGGGCACAGGCAGTAtcttctccattttacagataagaaaactgaggctgagggagtATTTGTGACTGGCCCAAGGGAACATGTTTCCAGAACCTGAGCTCTGGCCTCATCTCCTTTCCTCCCAAGCCTGGGGTCTAGGACGTTCTGGACTCTGCTTTGTGTTGGGGTTCTTTCTCAGAGCCAGCACCCACATTTTGGAGGTGGTTGGATGGGGCCTAATCATTCTGAAGCTGGAATAGCTTATTTTTCATGCAAAGTGGAGTGACAATAAGTATGTACATTTGAAGACATAAGTGTGTAGGACCCTGAGTTAGGGGTTTTGGAATCAGAAACAAAGTGTTCGAAGGGTCaaaaagaaaggggggaggaggggagaggaggtaaggaaagagccctggctggtgtactggtgtagctcagtggattgagtgagagccttcgaaccaaagggttgctggtttgattcccagtcagggcatatgtctgggttggaggcgcccaagaggcaaccacacactgatgtttctctccctctccttcctttcctctctctaaaatatttaaaaagagccctggctggtctaGCTCGGTAGATTGAACatggctgtgaaccaaagggtcgccagttcaattcccagtcagggtacctgctTGAGTTGCAGGCCtctcagtgggggccacatgagaggcaaccacacactgatgtttctctccctctctttctccctcccttcccctctttctaaaaataaataaataaaatctaaaaagatgtatttaaaaagaaaaaagaaaagaaacaatgtgtCAAGGGCAAGAGCAGGTTTGGGGTGTGGCTGAAGAGGAAGAGTCAGTGGAGGGCAGGCCTGGCTGAGCTACACAGGTCTGAGCTACACCGGGCTCCAGTCTAGGCACGAAGTGGGGAGGCCCCACCAGGGCAGGATcagccttctctcttctctccccaccttcctggAAGGTCCCTAAGAAAACACCCCCACTCATTGAGCTTTGGGACAAACATTTCACACAGTATCACAGGAGGGTGGTACTATtgctctccccattttacagaagaataaGTTGAGGCTCTGAGAGTAGAGTGTTCATTCATATACTGTTGTCCTTGTAGACAGCTTAAATTCTAGCTGGGGAAGATAGTAATAAagagctaaattttaaaaatgtggtactATCAGAGAGTGGTAAGTCCTCTGAGAACAATGAAGTagggaagggacacagggagTGTGTGTAATCTTTCAATGAGGTGCCCCAGAAAGACCTTACGGAAGCTGACGTTTGATTTGCCTAAAGTTACACAGCTCGTAAGAAGCCGAGCTGGGCGCCATTTGACTCCAAATCTGTTCCTTTCCTGAGTGAGGGAGTGGGTTTCTGGAGCAGCTCAGAAATGGCACATAAGAAAACCAGGGCAGGGAGCCCTGTCTCTGGGCTGGGGAAGAGTTGGGGTCTCCAGGATACTCCTAGACCTTTGAGAagagtggtggagggaagggcCTCCTTACTGCCTCCCCATGCTCCTCAGGAGACCCCAAGACCAGAAGGACAGGGACCAGTGCCCAACCTACCCTGGATGGGCTCTGCCCTTGGCTTCTGCATTCCAGCTTCAGTGCTCAGCAGGGCTTAAGGCTGGCCAGCCTCCTATCTTGGGGTGGGGGCCGTGGTGGGCCCCAAGCTATGAATCCCCTGCTGTCTGTCTGGGTGTAGTTGGGTAGATATGAGGTATTTCTGGGGGACTGCGTCTGGAGTCTCTGCCTCGGATCCCGGGCCCACCCTGAGGGGTGTCCGAGTCTACCTGGGGGTTGAAGCTTGTGTGCGCACGTGAtggcttctgcctcctcccacgTTCTTCAGATACATCTCCAGATCTCGCTGTATACCACCAGGAAGCCTCCCTGGCTAAGCTGTCACGTAGCTGTGAAGATGTGGTTTCTACAACACACCATGCTGCACTTCCCTTGAGTAAACACTTACGGAGAAGTCTTGCCTTCTTGGTGAGAATGGGGGCCCCTGAAGGCAAGGCTGTGCATCCTCCCTCCAACCTAGCGTCCCTGAGAGAGGGGACATGTCTGCACCCTTAAACTGAAGCCTTCTATGTCTCTTTCAGCCTTAGACTCATCTGgtgcccagcctggggctccTCAGGACAGCatgcctgtgtgtgcgtgtgtgtgtgtatgtgcgtgcgCATGTGCGAGTGAGTGCATTTTGGGGGTGAGTAGCCAAgacctccagcctctgcctctgccagttTTCCAACCCCATGCGCAGCTGGGCTCCCTGGACTGGGGGAGGCGAAGGCAGGGGCCCAGAGCCCTGCCTTCTTACTGGAGTAGgccctggggtggaggtgggatcatatctcctccccttctttccaggtcctgtgtgggggaggggggcagcccCGGAGTGCTGAGCCCCTGCTGGGGCCATGACCGTCTCTCCCTGCATTAAGTGAGGAGACAGCAGCTATTAATATAAGATGAGTTCACGGGCTCACAGCTTCCACAGGCTGGAAAACAGGCTCTCGGGGCCGGGGGCTGCGGCAAGTCTTGTCTGTCAGATTCTCTCCTGGAGCCTGCAGCCCTCCAGCCCTGCATCCCCCTGCTCCCTACATGCTGAGACCTGTGCGTACACAGGCACATGCACATGGGCacgtacacacagacacacacaggcaacACACACAGGCATACATGCGGGGGTCCAGGCCCTGGGCTGTTCAgagaacacacacatgcatactcACCCAAACATGCATGTATAAAATAACCATATGTATCTGCACACTGGTACATTTGCGCAGACATATCATCGCACACATGTATACAGACCATGTCAACTTCATATGCACATGGTTACTTGCAGGAACACACACTTGCCCTtgcacatgtgtatacacacacagacttaGCCTTGCATACGTGTGTGCACATGGGTTCAGACATGCTCACATACCCAGACCCATTTGCACACCATTGTACATCCAACGTATATACAGACACGAAACTGCACGTGTGTATACAGATGGTATCCATAGTCATGCATGCACATTTGCATACAGGACATTTAATGACTTGAAGGCCTGTACATAACCTTTTGCACACAGTGTACACAGTTGCACAGGCTTCCCACTGCTGGCAATGCTCAGCAATCATGAACTCACAGGCAGACCCTTGGTTTCTAGCACCGCCGAGCTGGTTCgacctcccctccctgcctctcccctcccccagcctcatgACAGGCAGCTCCAGCTCCTGCCAACCCCAATGCCTGCCTTCTGGCTTCCCGTCCCCCGGGGGTCCCCAGATCCCTGATTAACCCCTTTGCTAATTGGCCACCAGCCCCTTGACTTTGCTGCAGGCCTTCTCAGGAGCTGGGAGCAAGAGGCTGCAAATTGGCCAAGCAGGATGGATCTGGGGAATagagtgcaggggcagggtgggggtgctgtAGGCCCACTGCCTGGCTGTAGCCAGGCAGGGCACCCCCTACACCAGGGCTGGGGGAAACACTGACATATTTTCTCAGGAGGTCACGTGTATACAGTCCCAAGAAGCCATCCCTTTGTGCACATCTACACACACACCAGTTGTGTGCATGGGCATGCCCCACCCACTTCTTCACACAAATGAACGTGAACAGTTGCACATACCCAAGTACACTCATGAACAAACCCAGTAGGCATGCATGCAAAATCTTACATGTACGTAAATGCACCTGGCAAGATATGCCAAGACCATTCATACAGGTGTATCCAAACATACTTCACCTAAATGCACACAGTCATGTGCACAGGCTTGCAAACACATACTTACATGTAACACATGCCTATGAATGTGCTCCTAAGTATAGTTGCAGGCATGCACGACCATACACCCACATGTGTGAGCACACACTGTGGAGTCCAGGCATGCACGTGCACCCCTCACACGTGTGTAAATACTTGGATGAACAAGCTACCAGGTGACTGCAGCATAGGGGGAAACCCCTGTAGCCTGCCTCTGGCTTTGCAGAAGAAAAGCAAGTTTAAGGTTGGTGCAGTCTActcgtgggggtggggagtggtggaacACCCAGATTCCAAGTTGCCTTTCTTACCTCCGTGTTAACGCTTAAGCCTGGGACTTCCTCTGAGTTCCCCTCAGCCTTCTCGGCTTCCAGGCAGAAGGGCGGAGCTTCTGGCTTTAGCCTCTATAGTTCCTATCTCCTAGGCTCTGGGCCCAAGCCCACAGGGGGGGTTCTACTCCCATGCAGGCAGGCTGTGCATTGGGAAGGTTTCTATTTCCGTGCCTGATgccaacttgctgtgtgactttgggcaagttgttgggcctctgtgcctcatttcctcatctgtaaaatagcaataaaaagctTTGTGCTGGTAATCCTCCAATGGACTGGCCTGAGGAATTCATGGGGTGGTGTTTATGGACGCCTTACTCAGGCACACGCACCTGGGGGGAGGCATGAGTTCCCAATATGGTGAGATGCCAGAGTGGATGCGCCAGCCTACATGATGATCAACTCCTCATTGAATAGGCGAGGAAGCTGAGGACTACAGGGGGAGCAGTAAGGTGGGAGCTTAAAGATCTGACCTTTGACCTCAGTCTGCTCCCGTTTCTAATGTAATGTATACACAGTTGCCAAGGTAAGTGGAGGTACAGTACGGACGATTCTATCACAAGATTTCTTTGGGTGTGAAGGGTTTttggtgggattttttttgtcCTCCAGCTTCAGAATCCCCTCTACACACCCTCCTCTCCTGGGGCGGAGGGGCAGTCCATGGCGAGCACCTGAAAACGCTCTCAGCCTTGTGACGTAGCAGGGAACTAGCTGACAGCCACCCCCAGAACTTAAGAGCGAGCCAGACTGCCCTGGCCACTGGGCGGccaggagggggcagtgaggaacTGGCAGTGCGAAGGGCGGGGTGGCTCCTGAGCACTTTGCCTGCAATTACGTGTATTCCTGTAACCGTGTGCAGATCTGTGTCCTGCATGCAGTGGGCAAGTGTCCCTGGGCCTGGGTTCTCAAGTGTGCCCACTGATGCGCTTGTGTGTACATGAGTGTGCACGACAGTGTGCATCTGAACAGGTGTGTGCTATACTAAGCAGGGTGTGTCTGTGGGAAGCCCCAGGTGATACCTAGGGAAAGATTAGGGTACTTTCAACTCTGAAAGTCTACAATGGCTAGGCCCTCAGTCCAGATTGCTTGATTTTAAAGCGAAAGCTAAATGAACCATTACTTGTAAAACTGGGCACCAGGAAGTAGGGAGAC
This DNA window, taken from Desmodus rotundus isolate HL8 chromosome 3, HLdesRot8A.1, whole genome shotgun sequence, encodes the following:
- the GPR3 gene encoding G-protein coupled receptor 3, translated to MLWGAGIPLAWLSTGPDNMNVSSMGSAEGPTGPAALLPSPRAWDVVLCISGTLVSCENALVVAIIVGTPAFRAPMFLLVGSLAVADLLAGLGLVLHFAAVFCIGSVEMSLVLVGVLAMAFTASIGSLLAITVDRYLSLYNALTYYSETTVTRTYVMLTLVWGGALGLGLLPVLAWNCLDTRVTCGVVYPLSKNHLVVLAIAFFMVFGIMLQLYAQICRIVCRHAQQIALQRHLLPASHYVATRKGIATLAVVLGAFAACWLPFTVYCLLGDAHSPSLYTYLTLLPATYNSMINPIIYAFRNQDVQKVLWAVCCCCSSSKIPFRSRSPSDV